From the Primulina tabacum isolate GXHZ01 chromosome 3, ASM2559414v2, whole genome shotgun sequence genome, one window contains:
- the LOC142538559 gene encoding uncharacterized protein LOC142538559, whose product MGAAIRAETDIQRREKEFKNKRPMNSQSSRSNQTFKKPNQSGGPSKGPSPTSSYQDIKPCPTCHLRHLGECRRNSGVCFRCGKAGHRIAECPNAANQAAGPNKGTGPNSGANPNKPKESKPNARVFAMNQEEADDANEVMSGTILIQKVSAYALFDCGATHSFVSKRLAKKLGLKPELLAEPFRIATPTNNAIKNHEIHRDCLISIGNQTFSADLIQLVMADFDIILGMDWLARNNAIVDCKRKRVKLRTPNQEEIVYHGKSKERKSLLSGSQAWKAMKSGEDIYLAMISEVQGEVELKIEDIPVVCEFPDVFPEELPGIVLDREVEFEINLVPGAAPISKAPYRMAPDELKELKEQLQELLDKKQVRPRYYRKFVEGFSSIAIPLTKLTQKNSKFVSDEGCEKSFQTLKEKLASTPVLILPTEYKEFTIYSDASKEDHQSLKYLFTQKELNMRQRRWIELLKDYDLTISYHPGKANKVADSLSRKNESKITLASLSARPCLQETVELNQDRDPELKKLKGQFESGKSQDLQIDDKGVLWMKGRLCVPDSDNLRQEILSKQSTNDLEDYCNLWKYPNVNGSISPWTLCYHSSVGMSPYEALYGRKCRSPLYWDEVGEKSIVGPELVQITIDKITVVREKLKATQDRQKSWADLKRRPVEFNVGEKAYVKVSPMKGVVRFSKAGKLNPRYVGPFEILEKVGTLA is encoded by the exons ATGGGTGCAGCTATCCGAGCCGAAACTGACATCCAGCGCAGAGAGAAGGAATTTAAGAACAAAAGGCCCATGAATAGTCAGTCCTCACGTAGCAATCAGACTTTCAAGAAGCCTAACCAGTCCGGTGGACCATCTAAAGGGCCTTCACCTACCTCAAGCTACCAGGATATTAAGCCTTGCCCAACTTGTCACTTACGACACCTGGGAGAATGCCGAAGAAACAGTGGTGTATGCTTCAGATGTGGGAAAGCGGGACACCGAATTGCCGAATGCCCTAATGCCGCCAACCAAGCCGCCGGGCCCAATAAGGGAACTGGGCCAAATTCAGGAGCTAACCCCAACAAGCCAAAGGAAAGCAAGCCTAACGCCAGGGTCTTTGCTATGAATCAAGAAGAGGCCGACGACGCCAATGAAGTCATGTCAGGTACCATCCTAATTCAAAAAGTGTCTGCGTATgcgttatttgattgtggtgctacgcattctTTTGTATCTAAGAGATTGGCTAAGAAACTAGGACTTAAGCCTGAATTATTAGCCGAACCTTTTCGAATAGCCACACCTACAAATAATGCCATCAAAAATCACGAGATTCATAGGGACTGTTTAATCAGTATCGGTAATCAGACTTTCAGTGCAGACTTGATACAATTAGTTATGGCCGACTTCGACATCATtctaggaatggattggttagccagaAACAATGCAATAGTGGACTGTAAAAGGAAAAGAGTTAAGCTACGAACCCCAAATCAGGAAGAGATCGTGTATCATGGTAAATCCAAGGAACGGAAATCACTTCTTTCTGGTTCCCAAGCATGGAAGGCCATGAAATCCGGAGAAGATATCTACCTGGCCATGATCAGCGAAGTACAAGGAGAAGTCGAACTGAAGATAGAAGACATCCCAGTAGTATGCGAATTCCCGGATGTTTTTCCAGAAGAACTCCCAGGGATAGTCCTGGACCGCGAAGTTGAGTTCGAAATTAATCTGGTCCCTGGTGCAGCACCAATTTCGAAAGCGCCTTACAGGATGGCGCCAGATGAACTCAAGGAGTTAAAGgaacaacttcaagaattgCTGGACAAAAAGCAAGTGCGACCCA GGTATTACAGAAAGTTTGTCGAAGGTTTTTCCTCAATCGCCATACCACTGACTAAACTCACTCAGAAGAATTCCAAGTTCGTCTCGGACGAAGGCTGCGAGAAAAGTTTTCAGACATTAAAAGAAAAGCTCGCATCCACGCCAGTACTAATCTTACCCACTGAATATAAGGAATTTACCATCTACAGCGACGCATCTAAGGAAG atcaccaGAGTCTCAAGTACCtgttcacccaaaaagaactgaacatgaggcaaaggcgGTGGATCGAACTGCTGAAGGATTACGACCTGACTATCagttaccatccgggtaaagcgAACAAGGTGGCCGATTCTTTGAGTCGGAAAAATGAGAGCAAGATTACTCTGGCCTCACTCTCCGCGAGACCATGTCTGCAAGAGACCGTCGAATTAAACCAGGATCGAGACCCTGAGCTAAAGAAACTTAAGGGACAATTCGAAAGCGGGAAGTCTCAAGATCTACAAATTGATGACAAAGGAGTcctgtggatgaaaggacgactgTGTGTACCAGACAGcgataaccttcgccaagaaatact gtcaaagcagagcaccaaCGACCTGGAGGATTATTGCAACCTTTGGAAATACCCGAATGTAAATGGGagcatatctccatggactttgtg ctatcacagcagtGTTGGGATGTCTCCATACGAAGCCCTGTATGGGAGGAAATGCCGATCAcccttatattgggatgaagtgggagaaaaATCAATAGTAGGACCCGAGCTCGTACAGATAACAATAGACAAGATTACCGTAGTTCGAGAAAAACTCAAGGCAACCcaagatcgacaaaagagttgggcagatctgaAGAGAAGGCCAGTGGAATTCAACGTTGGCGAGAAGGCCTACGTAAAAGTGTCGCCTATGAAAGGAGTTGTCCGATTTAGTAAAGCTGGGAAGCTAAACCCCCGTTATGTAGGaccctttgagattttggaaaagGTGGGCACACTAGCATAG
- the LOC142538560 gene encoding uncharacterized protein LOC142538560, with protein sequence MAGRPPRQNRNPRYANANREGGQENEQGNGPPPAVNLSQADLMAIATIVATTLQGLVNQNANQPPPPPPPNGIRFHYESLRKNRCPTFSGAADPEVSQSWLKSVETQLRLLEVPDALKVDVTVPFMEDKAGKWWEAISPAMTAAGPMTWQRFREAFLKQYYPAEVRLQKLSEFENFTQTPDMSVVEYTSQFNALGFYAPAIMADEVLKLHRFKKGLNSRIQSALAVYQPANF encoded by the coding sequence ATGGCCGGTAGACCCCCAAGACAAAACCGCAACCCGCGTTACGCTAATGCCAACCGTGAAGGCGGACAGGAGAACGAGCAAGGGAATGGACCCCCGCCTGCAGTCAACTTAAGCCAAGCTGATCTTATGGCCATAGCCACCATTGTGGCGACAACACTGCAAGGATTGGTAAACCAGAACGCCAATcagccaccaccacctccaccacctaATGGAATTAGGTTCCACTATGAATCGCTTCGCAAGAACAGGTGTCCAACCTTCAGTGGAGCTGCAGATCCTGAAGTTAGCCAGAGTTGGCTGAAAAGTGTAGAGACGCAGCTGCGACTATTGGAAGTTCCCGATGCACTGAAAGTGGACGTGACTGTGCCGTTCATGGAAGATAAAGCAGGAAAATGGTGGGAAGCAATCTCGCCAGCCATGACAGCTGCAGGACCAATGACTTGGCAGCGATTTCGAGAAGCCTTTCTGAAACAGTATTATCCAGCCGAGGTCAGACTGCAGAAACTGAGTGAGTTTGAAAACTTCACTCAAACTCCGGATATGTCGGTTGTGGAATACACCTCCCAGTTTAATGCCCTTGGATTTTATGCTCCAGCAATCATGGCGGACGAAGTTTTGAAATTGCACCGTTTTAAAAAGGGATTGAACAGCAGGATCCAATCAGCCCTAGCAGTCTACCAACCCGCGAATTTTTAA